A stretch of Rhea pennata isolate bPtePen1 chromosome 18, bPtePen1.pri, whole genome shotgun sequence DNA encodes these proteins:
- the LOC134148791 gene encoding P2X purinoceptor 2-like, translating into MSSGKAVGKRSASVAHLAPWQPAWLEAEPRFTHFLDLQRLERSQRTERLDTLFGFERPTEPGERTGWLINMHPGRCVPSAGGTEKSSEMLAWCPAEEASVGESLAKMAPQFPILIKRNTHFPCFGFSKGNIQAAESSYLKSCTFNTTSALCCPIFKRSFIVEQAGENLRELAEKGGVVINWNCNLGLPETDCNPHYSFHRPDPKTTVPGSGTCSPASSSCPPWRSAKYYKWNRTHTRVLIKACGIHIDVIVQGQAGKFSLIPTVINLAVALTSLGMGSFLWDWILLSCMNKDQVYSSRKFEQAPP; encoded by the exons ATGTCCAGCGGCAAGGCTGTTGGGAAGCGCTCTGCTTCTGTGGCTCACCTGGCTCCTTGGCAGCCTGCCTGGCTGGAAGCGGAGCCGCGTTTCACCCACTTTCTGGATCTGCAA CGCCTGGAGCGCTCGCAGCGCACGGAGCGGCTGGACACACTGTTCGGCTTCGAGCGGCCCACGGAGCCTGGCGAGCGCACGGGCTGGCTCATCAACATGCACCCG gggcgctgcgtgcccagtgctggcggcaccgagaagagctctgaaatgctggcttggtgtccagcagaggaagcgagtgttGG TGAGTCCCTGGCAAAGATGGCACCACAGTTCCCCATCCTTATCAAGAGGAACACCCACTTCCCCTGCTTCGGCTTCTCCAA GGGCaacattcaagctgctgagagcagttacttgaaaagctgcaccttCAACACCACCTCTGCCCTTTGCTGCCCCATCTTCAAGCGGAGCTTCATCGTGGAGCAGGCGGGAGAGAACttaagggagctggcagagaag GGTGGGGTGGTCATCAACTGGAACTGTAACCTGGGCCTGCCTGAAACTGACTGCAACCCCCACTACTCCTTCCACCGCCCCGATCCCAAGACCACTGTCCCAGGCAGTGGCACTTGCAGTCCtgcatcctcctcctgccctccctg GAGGTCTGCGAAGTATTATAAATGGAACAGGACCCACACACGAGTGTTGATCAAGGCCTGTGGGATCCATATTGATGTCATCGTGCAGGGCCAG gcagggaagttTAGCCTGATCCCCACTGTCATCAACCTGGCCGTGGCTCTGACCTCACTGGGAATG GGCTCCTTCCTCTGGGACTGGATCCTGCTGAGCTGCATGAACAAGGACCAGGtgtacagcagcaggaaatttgaGCAGGCACCACCCTAG